The DNA window GCGCACTCTATTTTGACAAGTTGTCTGTACAGTGTCAACTTTCACAACTCGTCAGCAGTGTTGATTTTGACAAACGGTCTCATCAGCCTTGAGTTTCACGGCTATCATGTATCCTGCttatttataataatttattaagaaaataattttcttaataaacgttaaacgtcaaatttaaaatttgttagtttattTTCAAACGCCTTTTTCGATGATTTTACTTGCTTCGCGAATTTATTTATAAGCATATTCTCAGCTGTTTGAAAGTGTCGAGAGAATTATGCTCTTACTCTTACCTAAATTCATCACTTTAAATGACTAATAATAGCACATGAAACATGCTTTTAAACTACCCGGAAAAGTATCTTCTAACGATacagtacactgaaaaaaattcaaacagaaATTCTATTTGCTATaaaccacttaaaatccatatgaagaagaaatgttaatgttatcacgcgcacacataccttctatgtgtcaactgtagaAACTATGTACgcgcacacataagttatatgtgcgtattgttatagaatcgggttttatgtgccttatagttatgaaatgtgaatgtaagattaatatgtcTTGTAAAtgcacacattaggtttatgtgccagcaaatagtgtctatctgcctccgctaattgcaaaaatctatgtgtaaaatcaataggcataacgtttacttttttttagtgTACCTAAACCTAGACCTAAACAATGTTTGTTCACACCTGATTTTGGATACAAATTTGTAGCAAAATTTAGCACCAAGAATTGACAATTGTTATCTACAGCTGCAGCTGCGTTTACCGAATGAATCAGTTGCAATCCACCTGTCTTATTAGTTTCGACTAGATTGAGTATCGCTGATTGGTTTTCCTCCGTATGATAATCgcccaattgggtcattaagctatatacagTTTCCCATTCCATTCGATacattttaggtccaatatacataataaaacatcatttcaaaaaaaatcgttataatattgcgcacttcccaccaacctggactccgcacttttaaagtgcgagtgatctcaaaactgcgagctgtcaaaaacatgtatttcaagtgatagagatggtactttcatagacagaccagtcgaactaaccggtctatgagaagaatttaatggaagaatggtaagtgcgcagtgcggttagaatccagtttttagtgccacaagcaatatgtaaaaatgatttttttgttttttaaaataaatcttatataaacatggcaaccatacataggaaaactgcggttgtttacatctggcctatgaagacaacacccaaaatgaaaaaaaaaactattcattgtatggtgtttatgtcaaatagaaataaccctgcgggaaaaccgggaaaacatgtgttcattttttctgacagggcatcatttgtcgtgaaattcgaaatgTCAAATCCTTCTGATAGTGTCGTTGGttaaatccagactgtcaacatatttctttattttaaatttaaattttattttcacgtttcctcagatggaaaaatacattgttgcaatcacgaaaatcagctttatcgatgtaataaaaaaagagtttttttttctcatttaatgacccaattacatTAGAAGACTGATTAATTGCCGTCGACCGATTTTTGTTTGCCGAttgcgaatagcgaatagtTTTGAATAGCAAATGTTCTGTATTCACATTTCGAGTTGAGTGCCGCTGTTGAATGGGATTACAGTTGACTGTGCGGATCCGTACCGAAATCAGTTTAGTTTTTCAactgaaaaacaatatttttagttGAGAGCAGAAGTGAACGACTACCacgatcaaaaaattgaatctgaaggacggtttgtcaaatttgacgagactgatgatttgtcaaaattgacattggacggacgacttgtcaaaacggggtgcgcatttggggacgcagccaccaacaaaaagctgaattatatggtttttgtttgatgcgaaactgagtcagttcctaatcccaactgctgtcaaaatatatgaactgacagcggttggggttaaaacatgactcagtttcaggttcaagcgaaatcgccattagatTCATCGCCTCAAAACAATTGAATGGTTCGTTTCCAATGCAACGAACTAAAAATTCGAGTTGTTTACATTTTTCAGTTAGACCCTTTTCAAATGCTTGACTAAAGTTGAAAAATCTTCAGTCAAATCAGCGTCTGTGGTACAATTTTGACACATTTGTTATCGACGCTGAATCGCCAAACCAATGGAAATCGCAATGTTTGAATCCTAATCTAGAAGTAGTTTCTGATAGTGTTATTGTTTCATATAGGCAGCGATCTCCTTCATCCTTTGTTTTAATATGGTCAAAATAATGAAAGCTTCAAACGAAGGTGAGAAATTGATATGTTTCCCGGGCCAACGACTGTGTGCAGTAACAGAGTATACTGTTGGTGGAGAAGGAACATATGAGAAACTCGGTTACTTACACGCGAGTTTGTCCGGCGTTGTTAGAATTCGCAAGCGGCACAAGGTAAGCAACTAGATAGCTAATCAATAACATATAAAGTTAATCCCTTGTGTTCTTTCGTAGAATAATTACATCTCAGTGGCATCTTTTGGCAGTAAAACCGTTGTTCCGGTTGTTGGGGATGTTGTAACGGCAAAAATTACGGTTATCAATCAACGTGTTGCCAAATGTGTAATAATCTGTATAGGAAAGACCTGCCTCAATAGGACATACAGGTGGAGTGTCTTATACTGAATTAACCTGGGCAAATGTTTGATTATTCATATTTTACAGAGGAATTTTAAGAAAGGAAGACGTACGGGCGACCGAAAAGGATCGAGTTGAAATGTACAAATGTTTTCGGCCTGGCGATGTAATCCTGGCGAGAGTGGTAAGAGGTACAAGTTTCCTGAAACAATGTAACGAATAATGGGATACTTTTTACAGCTCCCTCTGGTCGAACTCAACACTTACCATTTGACGACAGCTGAAAATGAGCTCGGCGTGGCAGTGGCGATGTCTACTAGAAGTTCCGAACCAACGCCGATGGTTCCGGTGGGATGGACAGAAATGCAGTGTCCTGTAACATTAGTGAAAGAACCTCGAAAGGTGGCAAAAATTGTACCAGAAACTGCTCCTCCTGGATATGACGGGAAACTGTAGAGCATGTTTGAAGAATGAAATTATTTACTGGTTAGAAAGTaaacgaaaaataatatgtatgtattaaaaatatatccTTGAATTTTCTTCAACTTCATCTTTAAACTGTCCAAACTAGTAGATTCATGAATATCTAACGCTT is part of the Topomyia yanbarensis strain Yona2022 chromosome 1, ASM3024719v1, whole genome shotgun sequence genome and encodes:
- the LOC131676375 gene encoding exosome complex component CSL4 gives rise to the protein MVKIMKASNEGEKLICFPGQRLCAVTEYTVGGEGTYEKLGYLHASLSGVVRIRKRHKNNYISVASFGSKTVVPVVGDVVTAKITVINQRVAKCVIICIGKTCLNRTYRGILRKEDVRATEKDRVEMYKCFRPGDVILARVLPLVELNTYHLTTAENELGVAVAMSTRSSEPTPMVPVGWTEMQCPVTLVKEPRKVAKIVPETAPPGYDGKL